One part of the bacterium genome encodes these proteins:
- a CDS encoding AraC family transcriptional regulator has product MKHPRDYLMDNHVENVSPEQLSQIVGLNPFHLTRLFSAELGLPPHLFQTRVRVLQAKKLIKQGWIISNVSQATGFADQAHLTRHFKRL; this is encoded by the coding sequence GTGAAACATCCGCGCGATTATTTAATGGATAACCATGTCGAAAACGTTTCACCGGAGCAATTGTCGCAGATTGTCGGCCTAAACCCGTTCCATTTAACGCGTCTATTTTCTGCGGAACTGGGATTGCCTCCCCATCTTTTTCAAACTCGGGTGCGAGTCCTTCAAGCAAAGAAACTGATCAAGCAAGGATGGATCATTTCCAATGTTTCACAGGCCACGGGTTTTGCAGACCAGGCCCATCTCACTCGTCATTTCAAACGCCTCTAG